A single genomic interval of Pan paniscus chromosome 18, NHGRI_mPanPan1-v2.0_pri, whole genome shotgun sequence harbors:
- the LOC134729349 gene encoding uncharacterized protein LOC134729349 — translation MEEQPSGETEARGRAVLDQGRDRGESGHLAESDPVLRARILTRCPRGGHYPTCGQGPIPRPLSCDSAGRLAPRMRTAFGLGHAPSGLRASDRVRDWAGWQSRLSASSQRWLASLGSEPSDAQAPWPPAPALPPQLLTSAASRRGLSSRALRSLPVGWGGPRTSVFSGIHRVAGRAPGGRGRGCHALPVPHPAGSTWTKPSWQSEGKSISMQRIQANSRVQCRMEKENCT, via the exons ATGGAAGAGCAGCCAAG tggggaaactgaggcccggggCAGGGCAGTTCTGGACCAGGGTCGTGACCGTGGGGAAAGTGGGCACCTGGCTGAATCTGACCCCGTCCTTCGCGCCCGAATCCTCACACGCTGTCCCCGAGGGGGCCACTACCCGACCTGCGGACAGGGACCGATCCCGCGGCCGCTCAGCTGTGACAGCGCCGGCCGGCTCGCCCCGCGCATGCGCACTGCCTTCGGGCTCGGCCACGCCCCCTCCGGGCTGCGCGCCTCGGACCGAGTCCGGGACTGGG CCGGATGGCAGAGCCGTCTCTCCGCCAGCTCCCAGCGCTGGCTCGCGTCCCTGGGTTCCGAGCCCAGCGACGCGCAAGCTCCGTGGCCGCCGGCGCCGGCCCTGCCCCCTCAGCTGCTGACCTCCGCCGCTTCACGCCGCGGACTCAGCTCCCGGGCCTTGCGGTCGCTGCCGGTGGGATGGGGAGGGCCGCGAACCTCTGTCTTCTCAGGCATTCACCGCGTGGCTGGGAGGGCgccaggaggccgaggccgggGCTGCCATGCGCTCCCGGTGCCTCACCCCGCAG GCTCCACATGGACCAAACCCAGCTGGCAGTCAGAGGGCAAGAGCATCTCAATGCAGCGCATACAGGCCAATTCCAGGGTGCAGTGCAGGATGGAAAAGGAGAACTGTACCTGA